From Leptolyngbya sp. KIOST-1, one genomic window encodes:
- a CDS encoding response regulator, protein MDFQAPIRVLLIEDNPGDRRLLQELLREVGSVQIELGYADSLSQGIQYLKQGTFDLVLLDLFLPDSQGLATFAQLQQQERSIPIVVTTGLNDETLPLKAVQAGAQDYLVKGQITGELLVRSIRYAIERKRTEQKIREQAALLDIATDAILVRDLQNHILFWNKGAERLYGWTQTEVLGQQAFELLYHNSTAQTEAAQQQLLLEGEWQGELNQVTKAGQNITVESRWTLVRDDEEQPQSILVVSTDITDKKQLEAQFFRAQRLESIGTLASGIAHDLNNILTPVLTTAQLLQMKADNLDDRSLHMLQVLETNARRGAEIIKQVLSFARGVEGNDTILQASHLIREIQQIIRETFPKSIELEVDIPKDLWTITGNPTQIHQVLMNLCVNARDAMPEGGTLTITAENLTLDETYIRTNLDARVGKYIAIAVTDSGCGIAPELIDRIFEPFFTSKEVGSGTGLGLSTALGIIKSHRGFMTVSSTLGQGTQFKLFLPAAIATKDSNLSDSETLAGNQELILVVDDEAPIREVTRASLEAYNYRVLTAADGVDAIALYTQHQNDIGLVIMDMMMPALDGVTTFRILQKLNPHVRGIVVSGLPYHNPTLSWMKSLEVQRFLPKPYTVEELIQVVHEALVAP, encoded by the coding sequence ATGGATTTCCAAGCCCCCATCCGCGTGCTGCTGATTGAAGACAATCCCGGCGATCGCCGTTTGCTGCAAGAACTGCTGCGGGAGGTGGGATCGGTACAGATTGAGTTGGGCTACGCTGACAGCCTGAGCCAGGGAATTCAGTATCTCAAACAGGGTACTTTCGACCTTGTCCTGCTCGATCTGTTTCTGCCCGACAGCCAGGGGCTGGCCACCTTTGCCCAGCTGCAGCAGCAGGAACGCAGCATCCCCATCGTAGTGACCACCGGCTTAAACGACGAAACCCTGCCGCTCAAAGCCGTTCAGGCGGGAGCCCAGGACTACCTGGTCAAGGGGCAAATCACCGGCGAACTGCTGGTGCGCTCCATTCGCTACGCAATCGAACGCAAGCGGACGGAGCAAAAAATTCGCGAGCAGGCGGCGCTGCTCGACATTGCCACCGATGCCATTCTGGTGCGCGATTTGCAAAACCACATCCTCTTCTGGAATAAGGGGGCGGAGCGGCTGTACGGCTGGACCCAGACAGAAGTCCTGGGCCAGCAAGCCTTTGAGCTGCTCTACCACAATTCGACCGCCCAAACTGAAGCAGCACAGCAGCAGCTGTTGCTGGAAGGGGAATGGCAGGGAGAGCTAAATCAAGTGACAAAAGCCGGGCAAAACATCACCGTAGAAAGTCGCTGGACCTTGGTGCGTGACGACGAAGAACAACCCCAATCTATTCTCGTAGTCAGTACCGATATTACCGACAAAAAACAGCTTGAGGCCCAGTTTTTTCGGGCTCAACGATTGGAGAGTATTGGCACCCTGGCCAGCGGCATTGCCCATGATCTCAACAATATTTTGACGCCGGTTTTGACGACGGCCCAGCTCCTGCAGATGAAGGCAGACAATCTCGACGATCGCAGTCTGCACATGCTCCAGGTACTTGAAACAAATGCCCGACGAGGGGCCGAAATTATCAAACAGGTGCTGTCTTTTGCTCGGGGAGTTGAAGGTAACGATACCATTTTGCAAGCGAGTCACCTGATTCGAGAAATTCAGCAGATCATTCGCGAAACCTTTCCTAAATCAATCGAGCTAGAGGTCGATATTCCCAAGGATCTCTGGACCATCACCGGAAATCCAACCCAAATTCACCAGGTGTTGATGAACCTGTGCGTCAACGCCCGCGACGCCATGCCCGAGGGCGGCACCCTGACGATCACGGCTGAAAACCTCACCCTAGATGAAACCTATATCCGCACTAACCTAGACGCCAGAGTCGGAAAATACATTGCCATTGCCGTTACCGATAGCGGCTGCGGCATTGCACCTGAGTTAATCGATCGCATTTTTGAACCCTTTTTCACCAGTAAAGAAGTTGGCAGCGGCACCGGCTTGGGGCTGTCCACCGCCCTGGGCATTATTAAAAGCCATCGTGGGTTTATGACCGTGTCCAGTACCCTGGGCCAGGGGACTCAGTTCAAGCTCTTTTTGCCCGCGGCGATCGCCACCAAAGACTCAAATCTCAGCGATTCAGAAACCCTGGCGGGCAACCAGGAGTTGATTTTGGTGGTTGACGATGAGGCTCCCATTCGAGAGGTGACCCGGGCATCTCTCGAAGCCTACAACTACCGTGTCCTGACCGCCGCCGATGGGGTAGACGCGATCGCCCTCTACACCCAACACCAAAACGATATCGGCCTGGTCATCATGGACATGATGATGCCTGCCCTGGACGGAGTGACCACCTTTCGTATTTTGCAAAAGCTCAATCCCCATGTGCGAGGCATTGTGGTCAGCGGTCTCCCGTACCACAACCCCACCCTGTCCTGGATGAAATCCCTTGAGGTGCAGCGGTTTTTGCCCAAGCCTTACACGGTTGAAGAGTTAATCCAAGTCGTGCACGAGGCCCTGGTTGCCCCCTGA
- a CDS encoding DUF3155 domain-containing protein, translated as MARRRKRKSRRRLEGRRILEAVPQYSIESGNEKPVTAARNFIHSEGIAPPALLLVKRNEHTTDRYFWAEKGLFGAQYVEENHFLFPSLRVLLGEDEEESSALESLTH; from the coding sequence TTGGCAAGGAGACGCAAGCGTAAGAGTCGTCGTCGCTTAGAAGGCCGTCGCATCTTAGAGGCTGTTCCTCAGTATAGTATTGAGAGCGGCAACGAAAAACCCGTAACCGCAGCTCGGAATTTTATTCATTCCGAGGGCATCGCCCCCCCAGCCCTGCTGCTGGTTAAACGGAACGAGCATACTACTGACCGGTACTTTTGGGCCGAGAAGGGTCTGTTTGGAGCCCAGTACGTCGAAGAGAACCACTTTCTCTTCCCCAGTCTGCGGGTACTGCTTGGCGAAGACGAAGAAGAATCTTCAGCCCTAGAGAGTCTGACTCATTGA
- a CDS encoding DUF2811 domain-containing protein, giving the protein MTLNSTQTTVSLMAEVPEELYEALQVYLDGNPAWNQHRVFCAALSLFLMQDSNCDRDVNRIYLDALFDYVP; this is encoded by the coding sequence ATGACCCTGAATTCGACCCAAACCACCGTTAGCCTAATGGCCGAAGTGCCCGAGGAACTGTACGAGGCCTTGCAGGTTTATCTTGACGGCAACCCAGCCTGGAACCAGCACCGGGTCTTCTGCGCCGCCCTGTCGCTGTTTCTAATGCAGGATAGCAACTGCGATCGCGATGTCAACCGCATCTACCTAGACGCCCTCTTTGACTACGTCCCCTAA
- a CDS encoding DUF3084 domain-containing protein, giving the protein MVSGYVLIFAVLILGGVIATLGDRVGSRVGKARLSLFNLRPRQTATLVSIATGSVISASTLALLFGVSSQLRTGVFELGRIQDDLATAEANLAQAQAAQENVEADLESATRERQRALGRLQEVNESLNRAVAQQDATEEQLRQTLGQLDTVSQQAETLRRSTAALRVDRDRLLQQQATIGSQIAQRDRAIAELDQQIAQRDRAIAEREQLLASLEAEQEFLEQQVASLQTQFQGLFRGNIALNRNQEILSGQGRAENRAQAEEFVTEFLQQANRLVSRAIAPGTFIDQQILLIGNREVETLIDRLATGEDYVVRLLSAANYITGEPCVLQRGEPCIQVFIDATPNQQVYAQGERLATVTLDPPPFGDRQLVERLNLLLAATQFRARQDGVVSDSLQVADNRPETILNFLEAVQQSGQAVDFQAIAARDIFTAGPVQIHLAAVRDGRILFQTRPVSGGLENGGDRPDF; this is encoded by the coding sequence ATGGTTTCTGGTTACGTACTGATTTTTGCGGTTCTGATCCTGGGGGGGGTGATTGCCACCCTGGGCGATCGCGTAGGCAGTCGGGTCGGCAAGGCCCGACTGAGTTTATTCAACCTTCGCCCCAGGCAAACGGCCACCCTGGTCAGCATTGCCACCGGCAGCGTAATTTCGGCCTCTACCCTGGCGCTGCTGTTTGGGGTGAGCAGCCAGCTGCGGACCGGAGTTTTTGAACTGGGGCGGATTCAGGATGACTTGGCCACCGCCGAAGCCAACTTGGCCCAGGCCCAGGCCGCTCAGGAAAACGTCGAGGCTGATTTGGAGTCCGCCACCAGGGAGCGCCAGCGAGCCCTGGGTCGGCTTCAGGAGGTGAATGAGTCGCTCAATCGAGCCGTAGCGCAGCAGGATGCCACGGAGGAACAGCTGCGCCAAACCCTGGGCCAGCTCGACACCGTCTCGCAGCAGGCAGAAACCCTGCGGCGATCAACCGCGGCGCTGCGGGTCGATCGCGATCGCCTGCTGCAGCAGCAGGCCACCATTGGTAGCCAGATTGCCCAACGCGATCGCGCCATCGCCGAACTGGACCAGCAGATTGCCCAGCGCGATCGCGCCATCGCCGAGCGTGAACAGCTCTTGGCCAGCCTGGAAGCCGAGCAAGAGTTCCTGGAGCAGCAGGTGGCGTCCCTGCAAACTCAGTTTCAGGGTCTTTTTCGTGGCAACATTGCCCTCAACCGCAACCAGGAAATTTTGTCGGGCCAGGGGCGGGCTGAAAATCGAGCTCAGGCGGAAGAGTTTGTCACTGAATTTTTGCAGCAGGCCAATCGTTTGGTCTCCCGCGCGATCGCCCCGGGTACCTTCATTGACCAGCAAATTTTGCTGATTGGCAATCGTGAAGTCGAAACTCTGATCGATCGTCTGGCCACGGGTGAAGACTACGTGGTGAGGCTGCTGTCGGCGGCCAACTACATCACGGGTGAACCCTGTGTCCTACAGCGGGGGGAGCCCTGTATTCAGGTGTTTATCGATGCAACCCCCAACCAGCAGGTGTACGCCCAGGGCGAGCGGCTAGCGACGGTCACCCTGGACCCACCACCCTTTGGCGATCGCCAGCTGGTTGAACGGCTCAATCTGCTGCTGGCTGCGACCCAGTTTCGGGCTCGCCAGGACGGTGTCGTGAGCGATTCTCTTCAGGTGGCCGACAATCGCCCCGAAACCATTCTCAACTTTCTGGAAGCTGTACAGCAGTCTGGGCAGGCCGTCGACTTTCAGGCCATTGCGGCTAGAGACATTTTCACGGCAGGACCTGTCCAAATTCACCTGGCGGCTGTGCGCGATGGCCGCATTCTGTTTCAAACCCGTCCGGTGAGTGGAGGGCTGGAAAACGGCGGCGATCGCCCCGATTTTTGA
- the glyQ gene encoding glycine--tRNA ligase subunit alpha, protein MIATLNDFWAKQGCVIMQPYDTEKGAGTKSPHTFLRALGPEPWAVAYAEPCRRPADGRYGENPNRYQHYFQYQVLIKPSPSDIQETYIESLRSLGIKPEDHDIRFVEDNWEDAAVGAWGVGWEVWLDGMEITQFTYFQQCGGIDCRPVSIELTYGLERLTMYLQEVDAIAKIQWNDQLTYGDIYMQAEIENSTYNFEASNPELLFTLFDLYQQEAEQLMDRGLVLPSYDYVLKCSHTFNLLDARGVISVTERTRYIRQVRGLARRVAQLYLEQREKLGFPLLEESQQNVA, encoded by the coding sequence GTGATTGCGACGCTAAATGATTTTTGGGCTAAGCAGGGCTGCGTAATTATGCAGCCTTACGATACGGAGAAGGGAGCGGGCACCAAGAGTCCCCATACGTTTTTGCGAGCGCTGGGGCCGGAACCCTGGGCCGTAGCCTACGCGGAGCCCTGTCGCCGCCCGGCGGATGGGCGCTACGGAGAGAATCCAAACCGTTATCAGCACTACTTTCAGTACCAGGTGTTGATTAAGCCCTCGCCGAGCGACATTCAGGAAACCTATATAGAGTCGCTGCGATCGCTGGGGATTAAACCCGAAGACCACGACATTCGCTTTGTGGAGGACAACTGGGAGGATGCGGCGGTGGGCGCCTGGGGCGTGGGCTGGGAGGTGTGGCTGGATGGGATGGAGATTACCCAGTTCACATACTTTCAGCAGTGCGGGGGGATTGACTGCCGCCCGGTGTCGATCGAGCTGACCTATGGGCTGGAGCGATTGACGATGTACCTGCAGGAGGTGGATGCGATCGCCAAAATCCAGTGGAACGACCAGCTCACCTACGGCGATATCTACATGCAGGCGGAGATTGAGAACTCCACCTACAACTTTGAGGCGTCAAATCCAGAGCTGCTGTTTACGCTATTCGACCTGTATCAGCAGGAGGCGGAGCAGCTGATGGATCGAGGGCTGGTGCTGCCCAGCTATGACTATGTGTTGAAGTGCTCCCACACCTTTAACCTGCTGGATGCGCGGGGGGTGATTTCGGTGACGGAGCGCACCCGCTATATTCGTCAGGTGCGGGGGCTGGCGCGGCGGGTGGCGCAGCTTTACCTGGAGCAGCGAGAGAAGCTGGGTTTTCCGCTGTTGGAGGAAAGCCAACAGAACGTGGCCTAG
- a CDS encoding pyridoxal-phosphate-dependent aminotransferase family protein has translation MAIPLSPALSIRPTALPPLVVPERLLLGPGPSNADPRVIAAMNQQPIGHLDPVYLEMMDEVQDLLRYTWQTTNPLTYAVAGTGSAAMEATLANAVEPGDRVLVCVKGYFGHRLVDMARRYGADVVTLHRPWGEAFTLDELTTALAEHRPAVLAIVHAETSTGVRQPLEGLGSACAAHDCLLLVDTVTSLGGVPIFLDDWHVDLAYSCGQKGLSCAPGISPFTMSPRAVAKLERRRQPVANWYLDAALLRKYWGPERVYHHTAPVNLTYALREALRLLAEEGLEARWQRHQQTAEYFWSGLADLGLTCHVEESLRLPTLTTVRVPDGVDAKAVSRQLMADYNIEVGGGLGELGGKVWRIGLMGYNSQPEHVDTLLHALGTVLRQSN, from the coding sequence ATGGCCATACCCCTCTCCCCCGCCCTCTCCATTCGGCCCACCGCCCTCCCTCCCCTGGTGGTACCCGAGCGTCTGCTGTTGGGGCCGGGCCCATCTAACGCAGATCCCCGCGTAATTGCGGCGATGAATCAGCAGCCCATTGGCCACCTCGACCCCGTCTACCTGGAGATGATGGATGAGGTGCAAGACCTGCTGCGCTACACCTGGCAGACCACCAATCCTTTGACCTATGCGGTGGCCGGTACCGGGTCGGCGGCCATGGAGGCCACCCTGGCCAATGCAGTTGAACCAGGCGATCGCGTTCTCGTCTGTGTGAAAGGGTATTTTGGGCACCGCCTGGTCGATATGGCCCGTCGCTACGGCGCCGACGTGGTCACCCTCCACCGGCCCTGGGGCGAAGCCTTCACCCTTGACGAACTGACCACGGCACTGGCAGAACATCGGCCTGCGGTGCTAGCGATTGTCCACGCCGAAACCTCCACCGGCGTGCGTCAGCCCCTTGAGGGGTTAGGCTCTGCCTGCGCGGCCCACGACTGCCTGCTACTGGTGGATACCGTCACCAGCCTGGGCGGTGTCCCCATATTTCTCGACGATTGGCACGTGGATCTCGCCTACAGCTGTGGCCAGAAGGGCTTGAGCTGTGCTCCTGGCATATCCCCCTTCACCATGAGCCCCCGCGCCGTGGCCAAACTGGAGCGCCGCCGCCAGCCCGTCGCCAACTGGTATCTCGATGCCGCCCTGCTGCGCAAGTACTGGGGGCCAGAGCGGGTCTATCACCACACCGCTCCGGTCAACCTCACCTATGCTCTGCGCGAAGCCCTGCGCTTGCTGGCTGAAGAAGGCCTAGAAGCCCGCTGGCAGCGTCACCAGCAAACCGCTGAATACTTCTGGTCTGGTCTGGCCGACCTCGGCCTCACCTGTCATGTGGAAGAATCGCTGCGATTGCCCACGCTGACCACGGTGCGCGTACCCGACGGCGTCGATGCTAAAGCAGTGAGCCGTCAACTCATGGCCGACTACAACATTGAAGTCGGGGGCGGCCTGGGCGAACTGGGTGGTAAAGTGTGGCGCATCGGCCTGATGGGCTACAACAGCCAGCCCGAGCACGTCGATACCCTCCTGCACGCCCTGGGCACGGTGCTGCGCCAATCGAATTAG
- a CDS encoding cofactor assembly of complex C subunit B, giving the protein MTETVTYSTLLLTLLMVVGLVFFIRASTKDRLETLTLARPVAPLTLLQTLTTHFEARAYSVALADAEAQRFVLRGRVRPSLFLASFLTLLAAVGGLCLALVLTNLWPTTGAIAWGLVGIAPAAGWFYWKGSDRDEEIVLQVQPEASSEDPTRPSATVTITAHRDELAVLEQEMSR; this is encoded by the coding sequence GTGACCGAAACCGTAACCTATTCAACTCTGCTTCTGACCCTGCTGATGGTGGTAGGGTTAGTCTTTTTTATTCGCGCCTCTACCAAAGATCGGCTGGAAACCCTCACCCTAGCTCGTCCCGTTGCGCCGCTGACCCTGCTCCAAACGCTGACGACCCACTTTGAAGCACGGGCTTACAGTGTAGCGCTAGCCGATGCCGAAGCCCAGCGTTTTGTCCTGCGGGGCCGAGTGCGACCAAGCTTATTTCTAGCCAGCTTTTTGACCCTCCTGGCCGCCGTGGGTGGACTGTGCTTGGCGCTGGTGTTGACCAATCTCTGGCCCACCACCGGAGCGATCGCCTGGGGACTGGTTGGGATCGCCCCGGCAGCCGGTTGGTTCTACTGGAAAGGATCCGATCGCGACGAAGAAATTGTGCTCCAGGTGCAGCCCGAGGCATCCTCGGAGGACCCCACCCGTCCCTCTGCCACGGTAACCATTACGGCCCACCGGGACGAACTTGCGGTCCTAGAGCAGGAGATGAGCCGTTAG
- the ntcA gene encoding global nitrogen regulator NtcA has product MVVTQDKPLANVFRQLSGGAFPPVVESYDRGKTIFFPGDPAERVYFLLKGAVKLSRVYEAGEEITVALLRENSVFGVLSLITGNRSDRFYHSVAFTPVELLSVPIEQVEQSLEENPELALLMLRGLSSRILQTEMMIETLAHRDMGSRLVSFLLILCRDFGVPSQDGITIDLKLSHQAIAEAIGSTRVTVTRLLGDLRQEGMISIYKKKITVHDPVNLSQQFT; this is encoded by the coding sequence ATGGTAGTGACCCAAGATAAGCCGCTTGCCAACGTCTTTCGTCAGCTCTCTGGGGGTGCATTTCCCCCTGTCGTTGAGTCCTACGATCGGGGCAAGACTATTTTTTTCCCGGGCGACCCGGCAGAGCGGGTTTATTTTTTGCTCAAGGGCGCGGTTAAGCTGTCGCGGGTATACGAGGCCGGGGAAGAGATCACGGTAGCCCTACTGCGGGAGAATAGTGTCTTTGGTGTGCTGTCGCTGATTACAGGCAACCGGTCCGATCGCTTCTATCATTCCGTAGCGTTTACACCGGTTGAGCTGTTGTCGGTGCCCATCGAGCAGGTCGAGCAGTCCCTCGAAGAAAACCCTGAGCTGGCCCTGCTGATGTTGCGAGGGCTGTCATCGCGAATTTTGCAGACTGAGATGATGATCGAAACCCTGGCCCACCGGGACATGGGATCACGCTTGGTAAGCTTCCTGCTGATTCTCTGCCGCGACTTTGGCGTACCCAGCCAGGATGGCATCACCATCGATCTCAAACTTTCTCACCAGGCGATTGCTGAGGCCATTGGGTCTACTCGGGTGACGGTCACCCGCCTCCTGGGCGATCTGCGCCAGGAAGGTATGATCTCAATATATAAAAAGAAAATTACTGTGCACGATCCGGTTAATCTAAGTCAGCAGTTTACTTAA
- a CDS encoding SDR family oxidoreductase: MGKHIVITGVSQGLGRAMVEGFVAEGHRVSGCARRSKAVADLATHYPAPHQFTAVDVCDDTAVQAWAEAAMDANGLPDLVINNAGLVNRPAPLWSVPVDECDAVIAVNLSGVCNVIRHFAPPMVERRSGIFVNFSSGWGRSTSPGVAPYCATKWGVEGLTQALAQDLPAGMAAVALNPGIIHTAMLETCYGDDAAAYTPIAVWVKAAVPYILSIQPGDNGRALTVPG, from the coding sequence ATGGGCAAACACATTGTCATTACTGGGGTGAGCCAGGGCCTGGGCCGGGCTATGGTTGAGGGCTTTGTGGCCGAGGGGCACCGGGTGTCGGGCTGCGCCCGCCGCTCCAAGGCGGTAGCGGACCTGGCGACTCATTACCCTGCCCCGCACCAGTTTACCGCTGTCGATGTGTGTGACGACACAGCAGTACAGGCCTGGGCTGAAGCCGCCATGGACGCTAATGGGCTGCCCGACCTGGTGATTAATAATGCCGGGCTGGTGAACCGCCCCGCGCCCCTCTGGAGCGTGCCCGTTGACGAGTGCGACGCTGTGATTGCCGTCAACCTCAGCGGTGTCTGTAATGTGATTCGCCACTTTGCCCCGCCTATGGTTGAGCGGCGATCGGGTATTTTTGTCAACTTCAGCTCGGGCTGGGGACGATCGACTTCCCCTGGAGTTGCCCCCTACTGTGCTACCAAGTGGGGCGTTGAGGGACTGACTCAGGCCCTCGCCCAGGACCTGCCTGCTGGGATGGCGGCGGTAGCCCTCAACCCCGGCATTATTCACACCGCCATGCTGGAAACTTGCTACGGTGACGATGCGGCGGCCTATACCCCGATCGCCGTCTGGGTCAAGGCCGCGGTGCCCTATATTCTCAGCATTCAGCCCGGGGATAATGGGCGGGCCTTGACGGTGCCAGGCTAA
- a CDS encoding ATP-binding protein gives MSTVVYLAETAADSANPALVPLVAYPETAELWSGLREGLAAVSEVDGEIESEDSRGGDDSSQLAVRLSNWPQTPHSPGGKLSPSPQREEQRESRTISPPMRRTPPGLEADPVAYPLVLPLAHEGVVLGVMVSTREAQPWTPEDCQQAEQAANTLAIACVMDQRNQWLQRQLNQRQLSQSTQSETFHDLLHQFRNPLTALQTFGKLMVKRLPAEDGNRPIAEGIVRESRRLQDLAQHFDDAVATGDELLTQPTSPSLSGLLLPGSAEDAARPAPGEDQAIAADRLAIAPTQGHGLGRSLAVRPGSIVDVALPLVQSTLPLVQERGLHMVHHIPSALPQVWLDPAALGEVLHNLIDNALKYASPGSLVWVTAGLVQRLNAQVFQGIAVGDTGAGIPLADQPQLFTRHFRGVQAQGDIPGTGLGLAIVQDLVQGMGGHVELISPVQGTPWLPPESAAYPPYPGTLFVVWLRSLDTAIDT, from the coding sequence ATGTCGACCGTTGTCTACCTGGCCGAAACTGCGGCCGATTCTGCCAATCCGGCGCTGGTGCCCCTGGTCGCTTATCCCGAAACCGCCGAGCTTTGGAGCGGTCTGCGCGAGGGGTTGGCGGCTGTCTCTGAGGTCGACGGTGAGATCGAGAGCGAGGATAGCAGGGGGGGGGATGACTCGTCTCAGCTGGCTGTTCGGCTGAGCAACTGGCCCCAGACTCCTCATAGTCCAGGGGGCAAACTGTCGCCTTCCCCTCAGCGTGAGGAGCAGCGGGAGAGTAGAACGATTTCACCTCCCATGCGGAGAACGCCCCCAGGACTGGAGGCCGATCCGGTGGCCTACCCGCTGGTACTACCTCTGGCCCACGAGGGGGTTGTACTGGGCGTAATGGTCAGCACCCGCGAGGCTCAGCCCTGGACACCTGAAGATTGTCAGCAGGCGGAGCAGGCGGCTAATACGCTGGCGATCGCCTGCGTGATGGATCAGCGCAACCAGTGGCTACAGCGCCAGCTCAACCAGCGCCAGCTCAGTCAGTCCACCCAGTCTGAGACCTTCCACGATCTGCTGCACCAGTTTCGTAACCCGCTGACGGCACTGCAGACCTTCGGCAAGCTGATGGTTAAACGGCTACCGGCTGAGGATGGCAATCGTCCCATCGCCGAAGGTATTGTGCGCGAAAGCCGCCGCCTACAGGATCTGGCTCAGCACTTCGACGATGCTGTAGCTACGGGTGATGAACTGCTCACCCAGCCCACGAGTCCTTCGCTCAGCGGGCTGCTGTTGCCGGGCAGCGCCGAAGATGCCGCTAGGCCTGCGCCCGGCGAGGATCAGGCTATCGCCGCCGACAGGCTGGCTATTGCGCCTACTCAGGGGCATGGGCTGGGGCGATCGCTAGCGGTAAGACCTGGTTCAATTGTCGATGTGGCCCTTCCCCTGGTGCAGTCCACTTTGCCCCTGGTGCAGGAGCGCGGGCTGCATATGGTACACCACATTCCCAGTGCGCTTCCCCAGGTCTGGCTTGACCCCGCTGCCCTGGGGGAGGTGCTGCACAACCTGATCGACAATGCACTGAAGTATGCCTCCCCCGGATCGCTAGTTTGGGTCACCGCCGGTTTGGTGCAGCGGTTGAATGCCCAGGTCTTTCAAGGTATTGCGGTGGGGGATACCGGGGCCGGCATTCCCCTGGCCGATCAGCCGCAGCTTTTTACCCGTCACTTTCGGGGCGTGCAGGCCCAGGGGGATATTCCCGGTACAGGGCTGGGGCTAGCGATTGTGCAGGACCTGGTGCAGGGAATGGGTGGGCATGTGGAGCTGATCAGCCCGGTGCAGGGTACCCCGTGGTTACCGCCAGAGTCCGCCGCCTACCCCCCCTATCCCGGCACGCTGTTTGTAGTCTGGCTGCGATCGCTCGATACCGCGATCGATACCTGA
- a CDS encoding PadR family transcriptional regulator — MKFEDIYQFFEDPPPIYLNKELAVCYVLSVLLQQDSYGTELIQRLTHHYPHYRLSDTVLYGALKFLEDENAIDGYWKKVEGRGRPRRMYRLNPDWRLQAEELAEFWKTYMGDPVRPTTSQSPAYSSPGR, encoded by the coding sequence ATGAAATTTGAGGATATTTATCAGTTCTTCGAGGATCCACCGCCCATCTACCTCAACAAAGAGCTTGCCGTTTGCTACGTGCTGTCGGTGTTGCTCCAGCAAGATTCCTACGGTACTGAGTTAATTCAGCGGTTGACTCACCACTACCCCCACTATCGCCTGTCCGACACGGTACTGTACGGGGCACTCAAGTTTTTAGAAGACGAAAATGCCATAGACGGCTACTGGAAAAAGGTGGAAGGTCGGGGTCGCCCCCGTCGTATGTACCGCCTCAACCCCGACTGGCGGTTACAAGCCGAAGAACTGGCCGAGTTCTGGAAAACCTATATGGGCGATCCTGTCCGGCCCACCACGTCCCAAAGCCCTGCTTACTCATCACCCGGGCGCTGA